The Musa acuminata AAA Group cultivar baxijiao chromosome BXJ2-2, Cavendish_Baxijiao_AAA, whole genome shotgun sequence genome has a segment encoding these proteins:
- the LOC135604776 gene encoding calmodulin-binding protein 25-like — protein sequence MADNCSVLDPWVYHSESAWISEVSARENAAVAMALQISLSDTTTSSSSSSSAASADTLSSPLLLLQHQFTPPSCSSASGDATLRRRNALGPALQGRVSKRKSHASKRSATTYISADPIDFQEVVQRATGFRLAGEPLVKPEPVRSAAGDRAALQQIRLPTLDTSVSFLDTGAVGIPSGGFSSGSPPPAYAPDFDFDPLLPAFPTLDSWGVM from the coding sequence ATGGCGGACAACTGCTCGGTACTCGATCCGTGGGTGTACCACTCGGAATCGGCGTGGATCAGCGAGGTCTCTGCCCGCGAGAACGCGGCCGTCGCCATGGCCCTCCAGATCTCCCTCTCCGACACCAccacctcatcctcctcctcctcctccgccgcctccgccgaCACCCTTTcctcccctctcctcctcctccagcaccaattcactcccccctcttgctCCTCTGCGTCCGGAGACGCCACCCTTCGCCGGCGGAATGCCCTCGGCCCGGCCCTGCAGGGGCGGGTCTCGAAGAGGAAGTCGCACGCGTCGAAGCGGTCGGCCACCACCTACATCTCCGCCGACCCGATCGACTTCCAGGAGGTGGTGCAGCGGGCGACGGGGTTCCGGCTCGCGGGGGAGCCACTGGTGAAGCCCGAGCCGGTACGGTCTGCGGCGGGCGACCGGGCGGCCCTGCAACAGATCCGCCTGCCCACGCTCGACACCTCGGTGTCTTTTCTGGATACGGGCGCGGTCGGGATCCCGAGCGGGGGCTTCTCGTCCGGGTCACCACCACCTGCCTACGCGCCGGACTTCGACTTCGATCCACTACTCCCGGCCTTCCCTACGCTGGATTCGTGGGGTGTCATGTAG